One stretch of Burkholderia oklahomensis C6786 DNA includes these proteins:
- a CDS encoding LysR family transcriptional regulator yields the protein MADIRDVNLNRLAIFVAVVEAGSLTAAAERLGLAKTMVSAHMQRLEAEIGASLLVRTTRRLNVTEAGRAFYDACRDILRATEAALAAAAGDAGPLRGTLRVSAPVDYGSLVVAPALVALRDAHPALDVELLCDDRVVDLVRDNLDVAIRLGRLADSNHRAVKIGGFERWLVASPAFVARHGAPAAPDVLGALPYVMLSTVPRTTLELERAHGERASVRCRRAFASNTATACRAAVLAGGGFGVATSFSTADDVAAGRLVRVLPDWSFPPGDIHAVFPSTSHPSAKVRALIDVLKARLAA from the coding sequence ATGGCGGACATCCGCGACGTGAATTTGAACCGGCTGGCGATCTTCGTCGCGGTGGTGGAGGCGGGCTCGCTGACGGCGGCGGCCGAACGGCTGGGCCTGGCGAAGACGATGGTGAGCGCGCACATGCAGCGGCTCGAGGCGGAGATCGGCGCGAGCCTGCTCGTGCGGACCACGCGGCGGCTCAACGTGACGGAGGCGGGCCGCGCGTTCTACGACGCGTGCCGCGACATCCTGCGCGCGACGGAGGCGGCGCTCGCCGCGGCGGCCGGCGACGCGGGGCCGCTGCGCGGCACGCTGCGCGTGAGCGCGCCCGTCGACTACGGCTCGCTCGTCGTCGCGCCGGCGCTCGTCGCGCTGCGCGACGCGCATCCGGCGCTCGACGTCGAATTGCTGTGCGACGACCGCGTCGTCGATCTCGTCCGCGACAACCTCGACGTCGCGATCCGGCTCGGCCGGCTCGCCGATTCGAACCATCGCGCGGTGAAGATCGGCGGCTTCGAGCGCTGGCTCGTCGCGAGCCCGGCGTTCGTCGCGCGCCACGGCGCGCCGGCCGCGCCCGACGTGCTTGGCGCGCTGCCGTACGTGATGCTGTCGACGGTGCCGCGCACGACGCTCGAGCTCGAGCGCGCGCACGGCGAGCGCGCGAGCGTGCGCTGCAGGCGCGCGTTCGCGTCGAACACGGCGACCGCGTGCCGCGCGGCCGTGCTCGCGGGCGGCGGCTTCGGCGTCGCGACGAGCTTCTCGACCGCCGACGACGTCGCGGCCGGCCGGCTCGTGCGCGTGCTGCCGGACTGGTCGTTTCCGCCCGGCGACATCCACGCGGTGTTTCCGTCGACGAGCCATCCGTCCGCGAAGGTGCGGGCGTTGATCGACGTGCTGAAGGCGCGGCTTGCGGCGTGA
- a CDS encoding flavin-containing monooxygenase yields the protein MSSTTDWNAARSLDDRAPHAATGGDARATTDFDVLIVGAGLSGVGAAYYLRERCPDAKFAILESRATMGGTWDLFRYPGVRSDSDMFTLGFSFRPWHSDKAISDGQTILDYIKDTARAFGIDKTIRFNHKVTAASWDSTSARWTVRVQRTSDAHHEEAVYTCRFLYMCSGYYDYDEGYAPTWPDMDAYQGRVVHPQRWPGDLDYKDKRVVVIGSGATAVTLVPSMAGDARHVTMLQRSPTYIVSLPARDAIANALRRWLPSGLAHRLVRLKNVLLTMYFYNLARRRPDATKKFIIRAAGKQLGPQFDVNKHLTPRYKPWDQRLCLVPNGDLFKAIRTGRASIVTDEIERFTPTGLRLKSGQRLDADVIVTATGLKVKMLGGAAVTVDGRPVDLSQTVSYKGMMYSGVPNLASSFGYTNASWTLKAELIAQYVCRLLDHMRTHGYDVCVPRLAPDSMELEPAVDLTSGYIQRAAGVLPKQGTKKPWKSYQNYARDFATFRFGTLADGAMRFERRRPALAERDDTRQPAYEGR from the coding sequence ATGAGCTCGACGACAGACTGGAACGCCGCCCGCTCGCTGGACGATCGCGCGCCGCATGCGGCGACGGGCGGCGACGCCCGCGCCACGACCGACTTCGACGTGCTGATCGTCGGCGCCGGACTGTCCGGCGTCGGCGCCGCGTACTATCTGCGCGAGCGCTGCCCGGACGCGAAATTCGCGATCCTCGAAAGCCGCGCGACGATGGGCGGCACGTGGGACCTGTTCCGCTACCCCGGCGTCCGTTCGGATTCCGACATGTTCACGCTCGGCTTCAGCTTCCGGCCTTGGCACAGCGACAAGGCGATCTCGGACGGCCAGACGATCCTCGACTACATCAAGGACACCGCGCGCGCGTTCGGCATCGACAAGACGATCCGCTTCAACCACAAGGTGACGGCGGCGAGCTGGGATTCGACGAGCGCTCGCTGGACCGTGCGCGTGCAGCGCACGAGCGACGCGCATCACGAGGAAGCCGTCTACACGTGCCGCTTCCTCTACATGTGCAGCGGCTACTACGACTATGACGAGGGCTACGCGCCGACCTGGCCCGACATGGACGCGTACCAGGGCCGCGTCGTCCATCCGCAGCGCTGGCCGGGCGATCTCGACTACAAGGACAAGCGCGTCGTCGTGATCGGCAGCGGCGCGACCGCGGTCACGCTCGTGCCGTCGATGGCGGGCGACGCGCGCCACGTGACGATGCTGCAGCGCTCGCCGACCTACATCGTGTCGCTGCCCGCGCGCGACGCGATCGCGAACGCGCTGCGCCGCTGGCTGCCGTCGGGGCTCGCGCACCGGCTCGTGCGACTGAAGAACGTGCTGCTGACGATGTACTTCTACAACCTTGCGCGCCGCCGACCGGACGCGACGAAGAAGTTCATCATCCGCGCGGCCGGCAAGCAGCTCGGCCCGCAGTTCGACGTCAACAAGCATCTGACGCCGCGCTACAAGCCGTGGGACCAGCGCCTCTGCCTCGTGCCGAACGGCGATCTCTTCAAGGCGATCCGCACGGGCCGCGCGTCGATCGTCACCGACGAGATCGAGCGCTTCACGCCGACCGGCCTGCGCCTGAAGAGCGGCCAGCGCCTCGACGCGGACGTGATCGTCACCGCGACGGGCCTCAAGGTGAAGATGCTGGGCGGCGCGGCCGTGACGGTCGACGGACGCCCGGTCGATCTGTCGCAGACCGTGTCGTACAAAGGCATGATGTATAGCGGCGTGCCGAATCTCGCGTCGTCGTTCGGCTACACGAACGCGTCGTGGACGCTGAAGGCCGAGCTGATCGCGCAATACGTGTGTCGCCTGCTCGACCACATGCGCACGCACGGCTACGACGTCTGCGTGCCGAGGCTCGCACCCGACAGCATGGAGCTCGAACCCGCCGTCGACCTGACGTCGGGCTATATCCAGCGCGCCGCCGGCGTGCTGCCGAAGCAGGGCACGAAAAAGCCGTGGAAGTCCTACCAGAACTACGCGCGCGATTTCGCCACATTCAGGTTCGGCACGCTTGCCGACGGCGCGATGCGGTTCGAACGCCGCCGCCCGGCGCTCGCCGAACGTGACGATACCCGTCAGCCCGCCTACGAAGGAAGGTGA
- a CDS encoding zinc-finger-containing protein, whose amino-acid sequence MRVGRPVPALPQPVCDYCGAKATLARFGDEAYPYRDDHGELWICPPCDAWIGVFPRSRRHVPLGRLANAELRHAKSELHAALEPLVAAKMRRDGCNAFEARAKGIRWLAAQLGLDATSSTIHTFDLDACRNALLLVEQFMSRKSPPANS is encoded by the coding sequence ATGCGCGTCGGCCGCCCCGTTCCCGCCCTCCCTCAACCCGTCTGCGACTACTGCGGCGCGAAAGCGACGCTCGCGCGTTTCGGCGACGAAGCGTATCCGTACCGTGACGATCACGGCGAACTGTGGATCTGCCCGCCGTGCGACGCATGGATCGGCGTCTTTCCGCGCAGCCGGCGCCACGTGCCGCTCGGCCGGCTCGCGAACGCCGAACTCAGGCATGCGAAATCCGAGCTGCATGCGGCGCTCGAACCGCTCGTCGCCGCGAAGATGCGGCGCGACGGCTGCAACGCGTTCGAAGCGCGCGCGAAGGGCATACGCTGGCTCGCGGCGCAGCTGGGGCTCGATGCCACGTCGAGCACGATCCACACGTTCGATCTCGACGCATGCCGGAACGCGCTGCTGCTCGTCGAGCAATTCATGTCCCGCAAATCGCCGCCCGCGAATTCGTAA
- a CDS encoding pyridoxamine 5'-phosphate oxidase family protein produces MTQPASTVLDAPPPFAPFHDGELAAQRRAGVTEAADASGRRGIRTFMPDQHRAFHAQLPFFVVGGVDGGGQPWATLRVGAPGFVSSPEPRTLDIAGGALRDDPLAGSWRVGSLLGGLGIELHTRRRNRINGVVASLAGDAMSVTVGQSFGNCAKYIQSRTSTPAPPQEAAAAAPQRRDTRLDADDRALLARADTFFIASANTAEAAGGARGVDVSHRGGPPGFVRVDDDRTLTTPDYGGNHFFNTIGNLLHDPRAGLLFVDFERGDLLYVAADAEIVWDGPALAAFEGAQRLVRFRIREVRRSAAALPFRWSPAQFAPQFAGRDGLVSAPAVAAALASSALASASTAALASATATATALAVASPPDAGWRALVVAAVCDETPDVRSFYLEAADARPLAPFEPGQHLTIRLPAAGRSSPPIRSYTLSDAFDGRRYRISVKRDGDASSWLHDHASPGVRIDAMAPRGAFTLDAASPRPVVFVSAGIGITPMIAMLDAMLARRAAGAPADAGAKRIHFVHGARRGSERPFAAHLAAAARAHPALSVHLFDSRPDHASCGASPGRVSVDALKRLLPFDSYDFYLCGPTSFMKSLYDGLRALDVPDERIRFEAFGPSSVRRAASRDDAAAASNTGARTATVVFSRSRRTVEWTPRDGTLLELAEARGVPAASNCRSGACGTCAARVLGGRVRHDGAIEADVAPGTALVCMATPDCGGVEGERPCVTLDL; encoded by the coding sequence ATGACGCAGCCCGCGTCGACGGTGCTCGACGCACCGCCGCCATTCGCGCCGTTCCACGACGGCGAGCTCGCCGCGCAGCGGCGCGCGGGCGTCACGGAGGCGGCCGACGCGTCCGGCCGCCGCGGCATCCGCACGTTCATGCCCGATCAGCATCGCGCGTTCCATGCGCAGTTGCCGTTCTTCGTCGTCGGCGGCGTCGACGGAGGCGGCCAGCCGTGGGCGACGCTGCGCGTCGGCGCGCCGGGCTTCGTGTCGTCGCCGGAGCCGCGCACGCTCGATATCGCGGGCGGTGCGCTGCGCGACGATCCGCTTGCCGGCAGCTGGCGCGTCGGCAGCCTGCTCGGCGGGCTCGGCATCGAGCTGCACACGCGGCGGCGCAACCGGATCAACGGCGTCGTCGCGTCGCTCGCGGGCGATGCGATGTCGGTGACGGTCGGCCAGAGCTTCGGCAATTGCGCGAAGTACATCCAGAGCCGCACGTCGACGCCCGCGCCGCCGCAAGAAGCGGCCGCCGCAGCGCCGCAGCGCCGCGATACGCGGCTCGACGCCGACGACCGCGCACTGCTCGCGCGCGCCGACACGTTCTTCATCGCGAGCGCGAATACGGCGGAAGCGGCGGGCGGCGCGCGCGGCGTCGACGTGTCGCATCGCGGCGGGCCGCCCGGCTTCGTGCGTGTCGACGACGACCGCACGCTGACCACGCCCGACTACGGCGGCAACCACTTCTTCAACACGATCGGCAACCTGCTGCACGATCCGCGCGCCGGCCTGCTGTTCGTCGACTTCGAGCGCGGCGATCTGCTGTACGTCGCGGCCGACGCGGAGATCGTCTGGGACGGGCCGGCGCTCGCCGCGTTCGAAGGCGCGCAGCGTCTCGTGCGGTTTCGGATTCGCGAAGTGCGGCGCAGCGCGGCGGCGCTGCCGTTTCGGTGGTCGCCTGCGCAGTTCGCGCCGCAGTTTGCCGGGCGGGATGGTTTGGTGTCTGCGCCTGCGGTTGCGGCTGCGCTTGCGTCGTCGGCATTGGCATCTGCATCTACGGCGGCGTTAGCATCGGCAACGGCAACGGCAACGGCCTTGGCGGTTGCGTCGCCGCCGGACGCGGGCTGGCGCGCGCTAGTCGTCGCGGCAGTATGCGACGAGACGCCGGACGTGCGCTCGTTCTATCTCGAAGCCGCGGACGCGCGGCCGCTCGCGCCGTTCGAACCGGGCCAGCATCTGACGATCCGGCTGCCCGCCGCCGGGCGATCTTCGCCGCCGATCCGCAGCTACACGCTGTCCGACGCGTTCGACGGCCGACGCTACCGGATCAGCGTCAAGCGCGACGGCGACGCGTCGTCGTGGCTGCACGACCACGCGTCGCCGGGCGTGCGGATCGACGCGATGGCGCCGCGCGGCGCGTTCACGCTCGATGCGGCGAGCCCGCGGCCGGTGGTGTTCGTGTCGGCGGGGATCGGCATCACGCCGATGATCGCGATGCTCGATGCGATGCTCGCGCGTCGCGCCGCCGGCGCGCCCGCCGATGCGGGCGCGAAGCGGATTCACTTCGTGCACGGCGCGCGGCGCGGCAGCGAGCGGCCGTTCGCCGCGCATCTCGCCGCCGCTGCGCGTGCGCATCCGGCGTTGTCTGTGCACTTGTTCGACAGCCGGCCGGACCACGCATCGTGCGGCGCGTCGCCGGGGCGTGTGAGCGTCGATGCGCTGAAGCGCCTGCTGCCGTTCGACAGCTACGACTTCTATCTGTGCGGGCCGACGTCGTTCATGAAATCGCTGTACGACGGGCTGCGCGCGCTCGACGTGCCCGACGAGCGCATCCGCTTCGAAGCGTTCGGGCCGTCGAGCGTCCGGCGCGCGGCGTCGCGCGACGACGCGGCCGCCGCCTCGAACACCGGCGCGCGCACCGCGACCGTCGTATTCAGCCGGTCGCGGCGCACGGTCGAATGGACGCCGCGCGACGGCACGCTGCTCGAGCTTGCGGAGGCGCGCGGCGTGCCGGCGGCGTCGAACTGCCGGTCGGGCGCGTGCGGGACGTGCGCGGCGCGCGTGCTCGGCGGGCGGGTTCGCCACGACGGCGCGATTGAGGCGGACGTCGCGCCGGGGACGGCGCTCGTCTGCATGGCGACGCCGGATTGCGGCGGCGTGGAAGGCGAACGGCCCTGCGTGACGCTGGATCTGTAG
- a CDS encoding sensor domain-containing diguanylate cyclase, which yields MSPTGVVVCGALLLTLIWLFCARVLYESREDAYQRATENANNLVLLLERDIARNIELYDLSLQAVVDGVNDPRIMALDPAIRSKVLFDRAATGKYLGTIYVMNERGDIVLDSHFPKPPPVANFAYRDYFVYQRDHPAGGLYISKPYAARLRHGALTVALSRRITRPDGSFGGIVAGTLSIDYFRALLDGLSVGPDGTAAIFETNGLMIARLPFDTKMVGRSIANSTLYANATAHDEGAFTGVASIDGVRRLYVYKRLPGLPIVVDVSPAERHVFVQWHIRAQRLGVLMLVFGVVIVTGTALLSRELRWRRHAELRLQRLARTDSLTGLGNRRAFDENLRREWARALRSSRPLSLLFVDIDQFKNYNDCYGHQAGDDVLREVARCLALNVRRAADDVSRYGGEEFVITLPDTDAKSASAIAEHLRRAVYDLDIEHEKSPYRRVTVSIGLVTSHDNAMHSDTALVKMADAALYQAKSTGRNRVCDAQHA from the coding sequence ATGTCGCCGACGGGCGTAGTCGTTTGCGGCGCGCTGCTGCTCACGCTGATCTGGCTGTTTTGCGCGCGCGTGCTGTACGAGTCGCGCGAGGACGCCTACCAGCGTGCGACAGAAAACGCGAACAACCTCGTGCTGCTGCTCGAACGCGACATCGCGCGCAACATCGAGCTCTACGACCTGTCGCTTCAGGCAGTCGTCGACGGCGTCAACGATCCGCGCATCATGGCCCTCGACCCCGCGATACGCAGCAAGGTGCTGTTCGACCGCGCGGCGACCGGCAAGTATCTCGGCACGATCTACGTGATGAACGAGCGCGGCGACATCGTGCTCGATTCGCATTTCCCGAAGCCGCCGCCCGTCGCGAACTTCGCGTATCGCGACTACTTCGTCTATCAGCGCGATCATCCTGCGGGCGGCCTCTACATCAGCAAGCCGTACGCGGCGCGCTTGCGGCACGGCGCGCTGACGGTCGCGCTGAGCCGGCGCATCACGCGGCCCGACGGTTCGTTCGGCGGCATCGTCGCCGGCACGCTCAGCATCGACTACTTTCGCGCGCTGCTCGACGGCCTGTCGGTCGGCCCCGACGGCACCGCAGCAATCTTCGAGACCAACGGGCTGATGATCGCGCGGCTGCCGTTCGACACGAAGATGGTCGGGCGCAGCATCGCCAATTCGACGCTCTATGCGAACGCGACGGCGCACGACGAAGGCGCGTTCACCGGCGTCGCGTCGATCGACGGGGTGCGCCGCCTCTACGTGTACAAGCGGCTGCCCGGTCTGCCGATCGTGGTCGACGTGTCGCCCGCCGAGCGTCACGTCTTCGTCCAATGGCACATCCGCGCGCAGCGGCTCGGCGTGCTGATGCTCGTGTTCGGCGTCGTGATCGTCACCGGTACCGCGCTGCTGTCGCGCGAGCTGCGCTGGCGGCGGCACGCGGAACTGCGCCTGCAGCGCCTCGCGCGCACCGACTCGCTGACGGGCCTCGGCAACCGCCGCGCGTTCGACGAGAACCTGCGCCGCGAATGGGCGCGCGCGCTGCGCTCCAGCCGGCCGCTGTCGCTGCTGTTCGTCGACATCGACCAGTTCAAGAACTACAACGACTGCTACGGCCATCAGGCGGGCGACGACGTGCTGCGCGAAGTCGCCCGCTGCCTCGCACTGAACGTGCGCCGCGCGGCCGACGACGTTTCGCGCTACGGCGGCGAGGAATTCGTGATCACGCTGCCGGACACCGATGCGAAGAGCGCGTCCGCGATCGCCGAACACCTCCGCCGCGCGGTCTACGATCTCGACATCGAGCACGAGAAGAGCCCGTACCGGCGCGTGACCGTCAGCATCGGACTCGTGACGTCGCACGATAACGCCATGCATTCCGACACGGCGCTCGTCAAGATGGCCGACGCCGCGCTGTACCAGGCGAAGTCGACGGGCCGAAACCGCGTCTGCGACGCACAGCACGCGTAG
- a CDS encoding TetR/AcrR family transcriptional regulator, whose amino-acid sequence MENVLELDKKGRPYGGVSPEARAAERRDALIRAGTRIFGTVGFRKATVRAICQEAKLNDRYFYAAFDSADELLRCIYQHHAEHLRASVKQAIDALDGAHDGLEARIDAGLAAFFAFLRDTCAARVLLLEVMGVSAETDATYQRNLREFGKMIVSLVGPVSEDADERADQRIIGFALVGAMTNVGAAWLLTGYRDPEEKMVRNCRQVLLGTLRFLAKR is encoded by the coding sequence ATGGAGAACGTACTCGAACTCGACAAGAAGGGCCGTCCCTACGGCGGGGTGTCGCCCGAGGCGCGGGCGGCGGAGCGCCGCGACGCGCTGATCCGCGCGGGCACGCGCATCTTCGGGACGGTCGGCTTTCGCAAGGCGACCGTGCGCGCGATCTGCCAGGAGGCGAAGCTCAACGACCGCTATTTCTACGCGGCGTTCGACAGCGCCGACGAATTGCTGCGCTGCATCTACCAGCATCATGCGGAGCATCTGCGCGCGTCGGTGAAGCAGGCGATCGACGCGCTCGACGGCGCGCACGACGGGCTCGAAGCGCGGATCGACGCGGGGCTTGCCGCATTCTTCGCATTCCTGCGCGATACCTGCGCGGCGCGCGTGCTGCTGCTCGAAGTGATGGGCGTGAGCGCCGAGACCGACGCGACCTACCAGCGCAATCTGCGCGAGTTCGGCAAGATGATCGTGTCGCTCGTCGGCCCGGTGAGCGAAGACGCCGACGAGCGCGCGGACCAGCGGATCATCGGGTTCGCGCTCGTCGGCGCGATGACGAACGTCGGCGCGGCGTGGCTGCTGACCGGCTATCGCGATCCCGAGGAGAAGATGGTGCGCAATTGCCGGCAGGTGCTGCTCGGCACGTTGCGGTTTCTCGCGAAGCGGTGA
- a CDS encoding SDR family NAD(P)-dependent oxidoreductase, translating to MRHFSGKVATITGAGSGMGRSLAVELARRGCHLALSDVNESGLAQTVAFCAAHGVTITSQRLDVSSRDAVFDWARATRDAHGKVNLIFNNAGVSLSAPAETARIEDVEWIMGINFWGVVHGTQAFLPYLRESGDGHVINTSSLFGLVAMPTQSAYNATKFAVRGFTEALRMELELEGAPVGVTCVHPGGVSTNIATASRIDSSIATLTGQDIETHRRAANRLINVTTPESAARQIIAGVERNARRVLVGADARRVDKLARLFGSAYQVFVLRFVRKSRERNLARRRHGAAQPAPSSSISKDLA from the coding sequence ATGAGGCACTTTTCCGGCAAGGTGGCGACAATCACCGGCGCGGGATCCGGCATGGGGCGCAGCCTGGCCGTCGAGCTGGCGCGGCGCGGCTGCCATCTCGCGCTCAGCGACGTCAACGAAAGCGGCCTCGCGCAGACCGTCGCGTTCTGCGCGGCGCATGGCGTGACGATCACGTCGCAGCGGCTCGACGTGTCGTCGCGCGACGCGGTGTTCGACTGGGCGCGCGCGACGCGCGACGCGCACGGCAAGGTCAACCTGATCTTCAACAACGCGGGCGTGTCGCTCTCGGCGCCCGCCGAGACGGCGCGGATCGAAGATGTCGAATGGATCATGGGAATCAACTTCTGGGGCGTCGTGCACGGCACCCAGGCGTTCCTGCCGTATCTGCGCGAATCGGGCGACGGCCACGTGATCAACACGTCGAGCCTGTTCGGCCTCGTCGCGATGCCGACGCAAAGCGCGTACAACGCAACGAAGTTCGCGGTGCGCGGCTTCACCGAAGCGCTCAGGATGGAACTCGAACTCGAAGGCGCGCCCGTCGGCGTGACCTGCGTGCATCCGGGCGGCGTCTCGACCAACATCGCGACCGCGTCGCGGATCGATTCGAGCATCGCGACGCTGACCGGTCAGGATATCGAAACGCATCGCCGCGCGGCGAACCGGCTCATCAACGTGACGACGCCCGAATCGGCCGCGCGTCAGATCATCGCGGGCGTCGAGCGCAATGCGCGGCGCGTGCTCGTCGGCGCCGACGCGCGCCGCGTCGACAAGCTCGCGCGCCTGTTCGGCTCCGCATACCAGGTCTTCGTGCTGCGCTTCGTTCGCAAGTCGCGCGAACGCAACCTCGCGCGCCGCCGGCACGGCGCGGCGCAGCCCGCCCCCTCTTCCTCCATCAGCAAGGACCTCGCATGA
- a CDS encoding alpha/beta fold hydrolase, whose translation MIIKLFHFLVYATLALVAFTLFTSHRIKKMFPPEGKFVDVGADRLHYVEYGEGPPIVFVHGLCGQLRNFAYLDLQRLAKSHRVILVDRPGSGRSTRGPRSTANVYAQARTIAMFIATLGLDKPIVVGHSLGGAISLALALNHPQSVSRIALIAPLTHTETEPPGPFRGLALRSSLMRRFVSLTLGLPVAMLQNRKAVELVFAPEAVPHDFGVKGGGLLGLQPHAFYSASSDLVAAPEDLPDMESRYASLTVPVDMLYGRGDQILNWQRHGEALKKRLDAVNLKVVDGGHMLPVTQPAQTTDWLLEVADTPVSAEPMRVTESAES comes from the coding sequence ATGATAATCAAGCTGTTCCACTTTCTCGTTTACGCGACCCTCGCGCTCGTTGCATTCACGCTGTTCACCTCGCACCGCATCAAGAAGATGTTCCCGCCCGAAGGCAAGTTCGTCGACGTCGGCGCGGACCGCCTGCATTACGTCGAATACGGCGAAGGTCCGCCGATCGTGTTCGTGCACGGCCTCTGCGGCCAGTTGCGCAACTTCGCGTACCTGGACCTGCAGCGGCTCGCGAAGTCGCATCGCGTGATCCTCGTCGATCGCCCCGGCTCCGGCCGCTCGACGCGCGGCCCGCGCTCGACCGCGAACGTCTACGCGCAGGCACGCACGATCGCGATGTTCATCGCGACGCTCGGCCTCGACAAGCCGATCGTCGTCGGCCACTCGCTCGGCGGCGCGATCTCGCTCGCGCTCGCGCTCAACCATCCGCAGAGCGTGAGCCGCATCGCGCTGATCGCCCCGCTCACGCACACCGAAACCGAGCCGCCCGGCCCGTTCCGCGGTCTCGCGCTGCGCTCGTCGCTGATGCGCCGCTTCGTGTCGCTCACGCTCGGGCTTCCGGTCGCGATGCTGCAGAATCGCAAGGCGGTCGAACTCGTCTTCGCGCCCGAAGCGGTGCCGCACGACTTCGGCGTAAAGGGCGGCGGCCTGCTGGGGCTGCAACCGCACGCGTTCTATTCGGCGTCGTCGGACCTCGTCGCGGCGCCGGAGGACCTGCCCGACATGGAAAGCCGCTACGCGTCGCTCACCGTGCCCGTCGACATGCTGTACGGCCGCGGCGACCAGATCCTCAACTGGCAGCGTCACGGCGAGGCGCTGAAGAAGCGGCTCGACGCGGTCAACCTGAAGGTCGTCGACGGCGGGCACATGCTGCCCGTCACGCAGCCCGCGCAAACGACCGACTGGCTGCTCGAAGTCGCCGATACCCCGGTGTCCGCCGAGCCCATGCGCGTGACGGAAAGCGCGGAAAGCTGA
- a CDS encoding glutathione S-transferase family protein, whose product MPAVQPPAAPIRLHMSPLSGHSHRVRLFLSLLGLPVELVEIDMRGGANRRPEFLALNRFGQIPVIEDGDTVLSDSNAILVYLAKRYGDPSWLPDDPTGAAAVQRWLSLAAGPIAHGPAVARLVTVFGVPLDHAAAVKIAQRLFDVIDPELAGKRFAAGDHPTIADVAAYSYLAHAPEGGVSLEPYPHLRAWLARIEALPGFVPMPASHAGPHAA is encoded by the coding sequence ATGCCCGCCGTCCAACCGCCCGCCGCGCCGATCCGGCTTCACATGAGCCCGCTGTCCGGCCACAGCCATCGCGTTCGATTGTTCCTGTCGCTGCTCGGCTTGCCGGTCGAGCTCGTCGAAATCGACATGCGCGGCGGCGCGAACCGCCGCCCCGAATTTCTCGCGCTCAATCGGTTCGGCCAGATACCGGTCATCGAGGACGGCGACACCGTGCTGTCCGATTCGAACGCGATCCTCGTCTATCTCGCGAAGCGCTATGGCGATCCGTCGTGGCTGCCCGACGATCCGACCGGCGCCGCCGCCGTGCAGCGCTGGCTGTCGCTCGCGGCCGGGCCGATCGCGCACGGCCCGGCCGTCGCGCGCCTCGTCACGGTGTTCGGCGTGCCGCTCGATCATGCGGCCGCGGTGAAGATCGCGCAGCGGCTGTTCGACGTGATCGATCCCGAGCTCGCCGGCAAGCGCTTCGCGGCGGGCGACCATCCGACGATCGCCGACGTCGCCGCATATTCGTACCTCGCGCACGCGCCCGAGGGCGGCGTGTCGCTCGAGCCGTATCCGCATCTGCGCGCGTGGCTCGCGCGGATCGAGGCGCTGCCGGGCTTCGTGCCGATGCCGGCGAGCCACGCGGGGCCGCACGCGGCCTGA